The following are from one region of the Prochlorococcus marinus str. SB genome:
- the thrC gene encoding threonine synthase, producing the protein MVLFNKIKNKLRINYRKKRWPGLIEAYKQYLPVTKKTPIISLNEGNTPLILSESISNLIGNGTKVFLKYDGLNPTGSFKDRGMTMAISKAKEEGREAVICASTGNTSAAAAAYASRGGLKPYVLIPEGFVAQGKLAQALMYGAEIISINGNFDKALEIVRDLSSEHPVELVNSVNPYRIQGQKTAAFEIVDDLGYGPDWLCIPMGNAGNITAYWMGFKEYSKIKKNLKLPIMMGFQSEGSAPLVKNIIIKDPETIATAIRIGNPVNREKAKKVRKESKGDFQSVTDEEIINAYKILAKEGVFCEPASAASVAGLIKNKNRIQKESTIVCVLTGNGLKDPDCAIKNNEAIFRKNIEPSLKNITKILGY; encoded by the coding sequence ATGGTGTTATTCAATAAAATAAAAAATAAACTGCGTATTAATTACAGAAAAAAAAGATGGCCAGGTCTAATAGAAGCTTATAAACAATATCTTCCAGTTACAAAGAAAACTCCTATTATTTCCCTAAATGAAGGAAATACACCACTAATTCTAAGCGAGTCAATTAGCAACTTAATTGGAAATGGAACAAAAGTTTTTTTAAAATATGATGGCCTTAATCCAACAGGGTCTTTTAAAGATCGTGGAATGACGATGGCTATTAGCAAAGCAAAAGAAGAAGGCCGTGAGGCAGTAATTTGTGCAAGTACTGGAAATACCTCTGCTGCTGCTGCTGCATATGCTTCTAGAGGAGGATTAAAACCTTATGTTTTAATCCCAGAAGGATTTGTTGCACAAGGAAAGCTTGCGCAAGCATTAATGTATGGCGCTGAAATAATATCTATTAATGGAAACTTTGATAAGGCTCTTGAAATTGTTAGAGATCTATCCTCAGAACATCCTGTAGAACTTGTTAATTCTGTTAATCCATATCGAATACAAGGACAAAAGACGGCAGCTTTTGAAATAGTTGATGACTTAGGTTATGGTCCAGATTGGCTTTGTATTCCAATGGGTAATGCAGGAAACATAACTGCTTATTGGATGGGATTTAAAGAGTATTCAAAAATAAAAAAGAATTTGAAATTACCTATAATGATGGGTTTTCAGTCCGAAGGCTCTGCTCCATTAGTTAAAAATATAATAATTAAGGATCCAGAAACAATTGCAACTGCAATAAGAATTGGAAATCCTGTAAATAGAGAAAAAGCAAAAAAAGTAAGGAAAGAGAGTAAAGGAGACTTTCAATCAGTTACAGATGAAGAAATAATCAATGCTTATAAAATTCTTGCCAAAGAGGGAGTATTTTGTGAACCTGCCAGTGCAGCATCAGTTGCTGGACTGATTAAAAATAAAAATAGAATTCAGAAAGAATCGACTATTGTTTGTGTTCTGACTGGAAATGGATTGAAAGATCCTGATTGTGCTATAAAAAACAACGAAGCTATTTTTAGAAAAAATATTGAACCTTCATTAAAAAATATTACTAAAATTTTAGGATATTAA
- a CDS encoding alpha/beta hydrolase, with protein MRFSKFLKFKIFFILVISPFFFNVPKAYTAEEIKITYSIFSRTIKVNSLKNFAKEGKSTRQLKRILKATGSPDKEIRKVLNKDFEVPITIASKLVYSEIGNVFLTRLSSIIHPPRATDERTGMLALRASVIQGINIGNGKINLVNFFEGYPTKTVILDVSALSKVMNKVESISELLTFFTNSPLEKIKTN; from the coding sequence ATGAGATTTAGTAAATTTTTAAAATTTAAAATATTTTTTATTTTAGTAATTTCTCCATTTTTTTTTAATGTTCCAAAAGCTTATACTGCTGAAGAAATAAAAATCACTTATAGCATATTTTCTAGAACGATTAAAGTAAATTCTTTAAAAAATTTTGCTAAAGAAGGTAAATCTACAAGACAATTAAAAAGAATTTTGAAAGCAACTGGATCTCCCGATAAAGAAATTAGAAAAGTTTTAAACAAAGATTTTGAAGTTCCTATTACCATTGCAAGCAAACTAGTATATTCTGAAATAGGAAATGTTTTTTTAACAAGACTTTCATCTATTATCCACCCACCCAGAGCAACTGATGAAAGAACAGGTATGCTGGCCCTTAGAGCAAGCGTAATTCAAGGAATTAATATAGGAAATGGAAAAATAAATCTAGTAAATTTTTTTGAAGGATATCCAACTAAAACTGTAATTTTAGATGTCAGCGCTTTGAGCAAAGTTATGAATAAAGTAGAATCGATTTCAGAATTATTAACCTTTTTCACCAATTCCCCTCTAGAAAAAATCAAAACAAATTAA
- a CDS encoding ABC1 kinase family protein translates to MKEDFTDFIEVSGLLNYDPDTISKIYKKNPKRLLKRLWQTLLPIFAYIFSVGWDKLTGRLKNEQQARFRARELTNLLVELGPAFVKAGQALSTRPDIIPGILLEELSELQDQLPGFDGDKAMELIEEDLGKKINELFLEIDKEPISAASLGQVHKAKLKNEEIVAIKVQRPGLREQITLDLYIVRNIAYWLKNNIGLIRSDLVALIDELGKRVFEEMDYLNEAANAEKFRDMHKHNNMIAVPKIYKEITSRRVLAMEWIDGTKLTNLEDVKKLGINPDDMIDIGVQCSLEQLLEHGFFHADPHPGNLLALEDGRLCYLDFGMMSEVSRESRSGLIQAVVHLVNKNFDKLSQDFVKLGFLSEEVNLEPIVPAFQDVFINAVEQGVSKMDFKSVTDDMSGVMYKFPFRLPPYYALIIRSLLTLEGIALSVDPNFKILGAAYPYFARRLMEDPDPQLRESLKEMLFDNKKFKWDRLEDLLSNAAKQTNLDLEKLLDEVINLLFSSNGGFLRNEIVEGLTNQIDLLSLKILKSLNNYLPQSIKLNTTNENNNLSDLIMYVEPFRNFLEILQKVPGYSIDIFLKRVPRLITEPYTKEMGIKIAKKVTEKGVVRLVKIAAGANI, encoded by the coding sequence ATGAAAGAAGATTTTACTGATTTTATTGAGGTCTCTGGACTCTTAAATTATGATCCAGATACAATTTCTAAAATATACAAAAAAAATCCTAAAAGACTTTTAAAAAGACTTTGGCAAACACTCCTACCTATTTTTGCTTACATCTTTTCCGTTGGATGGGATAAATTAACTGGAAGACTTAAAAATGAACAGCAAGCAAGATTTAGAGCAAGAGAATTAACAAATTTGTTAGTAGAACTTGGACCTGCATTTGTTAAAGCAGGCCAAGCTTTATCAACAAGACCAGACATAATTCCGGGTATTCTTCTAGAAGAATTATCTGAATTGCAAGATCAGCTCCCTGGTTTTGATGGTGATAAAGCTATGGAATTAATAGAAGAAGATTTAGGAAAAAAAATAAATGAGCTTTTTTTAGAAATTGATAAAGAGCCAATTTCTGCTGCTTCTTTAGGTCAAGTGCATAAAGCTAAATTAAAAAATGAAGAGATCGTTGCAATAAAAGTACAACGACCAGGTTTAAGAGAACAAATAACCTTAGACCTTTACATTGTAAGGAATATTGCTTATTGGCTAAAAAACAATATCGGACTGATTAGAAGTGATCTAGTTGCTTTGATTGATGAATTAGGCAAGAGAGTTTTTGAAGAAATGGACTATCTAAATGAAGCTGCAAATGCAGAAAAATTTAGAGATATGCATAAACATAACAACATGATTGCCGTACCAAAAATTTATAAAGAAATAACTTCAAGAAGAGTTTTAGCAATGGAATGGATAGACGGTACAAAATTAACAAATTTAGAGGACGTAAAAAAATTAGGAATTAATCCTGATGACATGATTGATATAGGGGTGCAATGTAGTTTAGAACAGCTTTTAGAACATGGTTTTTTTCATGCTGACCCGCATCCAGGTAATTTATTAGCCTTAGAAGATGGAAGATTATGTTATTTAGATTTTGGAATGATGAGCGAGGTTTCGAGAGAATCTAGGTCAGGATTAATTCAGGCAGTAGTTCACTTAGTAAATAAAAACTTCGATAAATTGTCTCAAGATTTCGTAAAATTAGGATTTTTATCAGAAGAAGTTAATCTTGAACCCATTGTTCCTGCATTTCAAGATGTTTTTATTAACGCCGTTGAACAAGGAGTTTCAAAAATGGATTTTAAGAGCGTTACTGACGATATGTCTGGTGTTATGTATAAATTCCCTTTCAGACTACCCCCATATTATGCTCTTATAATTAGATCATTACTTACATTAGAAGGAATAGCTTTAAGCGTAGATCCAAACTTCAAAATATTAGGCGCAGCTTATCCCTATTTTGCAAGAAGATTAATGGAAGACCCTGATCCACAATTGAGGGAAAGCCTTAAAGAAATGCTTTTTGACAATAAAAAATTTAAGTGGGATCGTTTAGAAGATCTTCTTTCTAACGCTGCAAAGCAAACAAACCTCGATTTAGAAAAACTTTTAGACGAAGTTATAAATCTTCTCTTTTCTTCAAATGGAGGATTTCTTAGAAATGAGATAGTTGAAGGTTTAACAAATCAGATAGATTTACTTAGTCTAAAAATATTGAAAAGTTTAAATAATTATCTTCCACAATCAATTAAATTAAATACTACTAACGAAAATAATAACTTGAGTGACCTTATTATGTATGTTGAGCCATTTAGAAACTTTTTAGAGATTTTACAAAAAGTACCGGGGTATTCAATTGACATTTTTCTAAAAAGAGTGCCAAGACTTATTACTGAGCCCTATACAAAAGAAATGGGTATTAAAATTGCAAAAAAAGTAACTGAAAAAGGAGTAGTAAGACTTGTTAAGATTGCCGCTGGAGCAAATATATAA
- a CDS encoding AAA family ATPase: MLIQLKIENFALIKIIEINFEKGLNIITGDSGSGKSLILDSLNALFGGTRIPLKHLIRAGKDFCVIEAKFSSSFQINNWLISNGFEITSSELQIKRKSYKKNNKILSKYSLNDLPINRQLLEKLGGFLIDFAGQFDTFIFDSCDRRRLIIDDLCSQEFRATSERIKNIWKESEKLTRLLNEKIEFSRNQEEKNLAIKHMLKSLEEADLNSSEEILELEFLENKLVNNLEINNSIKSSLENLNNFSHDAPSVTSFINQSLKILNKTAHFDLKIQNFREKLLNIHADVEDLLFDLKSYLQEIENYESNLPVIQKRLFFLKNLERTFSLDLTQLIEKRDQLKTYFQQNDQGNEISMIKAQIENLQSNLNSLFVIQSTERKKIAKQLQNSVMSILSNLGLENANFSIQFSECKPSGDGIDDINFLFSANPDQKLAPLSNVISGGEMSRFLLALKSSISKKPNTFFLDEIDSGLSGKSLFSLVELIKEISKNQQVLCITHQPLLAAWGLAHFKVNKNVINGITYTSIAKLTTKNQRKNELIELIGGGSCEVDEYASKLLDRTAA, from the coding sequence ATGTTAATACAACTAAAAATAGAAAATTTCGCCTTAATAAAGATTATAGAAATTAATTTCGAAAAAGGTTTGAATATCATAACTGGGGATTCAGGTTCAGGAAAATCATTAATTTTGGATTCCCTAAATGCTCTATTTGGTGGAACTAGAATACCTCTAAAACATTTAATACGTGCAGGAAAAGATTTTTGCGTTATCGAGGCAAAATTTTCTTCTTCTTTTCAAATTAATAATTGGTTAATTAGTAATGGTTTTGAAATAACTTCTTCAGAACTACAAATTAAAAGAAAATCTTATAAAAAAAATAATAAAATCTTATCCAAATATAGCCTTAATGATTTACCAATTAACAGACAATTATTAGAAAAACTTGGAGGATTTCTAATAGATTTTGCAGGTCAATTTGATACATTTATCTTTGATTCTTGTGATAGGAGAAGACTAATTATTGATGACTTATGTTCTCAAGAATTTAGAGCTACTAGCGAAAGGATTAAAAATATATGGAAAGAAAGTGAAAAGTTAACAAGATTATTGAATGAAAAAATAGAATTTTCTAGGAATCAAGAAGAAAAAAACTTGGCAATTAAACACATGTTGAAGAGTTTAGAAGAAGCTGATTTGAATTCAAGTGAAGAAATTTTAGAACTAGAGTTTTTAGAAAATAAACTTGTAAATAATCTTGAAATTAATAATTCAATTAAATCATCATTAGAAAATTTAAATAATTTCAGTCATGATGCACCCTCAGTAACTTCTTTTATAAATCAATCATTAAAGATTTTAAATAAAACAGCTCATTTCGATTTAAAAATTCAAAACTTTAGAGAGAAGTTATTAAATATTCATGCTGATGTTGAAGATTTACTTTTTGATCTAAAATCATATTTGCAAGAAATAGAAAATTATGAATCTAATCTTCCGGTAATACAAAAAAGATTATTCTTTTTAAAAAACTTAGAGAGAACTTTTTCATTGGATCTAACTCAATTAATTGAAAAGCGCGATCAATTAAAAACGTATTTTCAACAAAATGATCAAGGTAATGAGATTTCCATGATTAAAGCTCAAATTGAGAATTTACAAAGTAATCTAAATTCTTTATTTGTTATTCAATCTACTGAAAGAAAAAAAATTGCTAAACAATTACAAAATTCAGTAATGTCAATTTTAAGCAATCTAGGTTTAGAAAATGCAAATTTTTCAATTCAATTTTCTGAGTGCAAGCCTTCTGGCGATGGAATTGATGATATAAATTTTTTGTTTTCGGCTAATCCTGATCAGAAGCTTGCTCCATTATCAAATGTTATTTCTGGCGGAGAAATGTCAAGATTCTTGTTAGCTCTTAAATCTAGTATTTCTAAAAAACCAAATACTTTCTTTTTAGATGAAATTGATAGTGGTTTAAGTGGCAAATCTCTATTTTCTTTGGTGGAGCTTATAAAAGAAATTTCTAAAAACCAACAAGTCTTGTGTATTACACATCAGCCATTACTCGCTGCTTGGGGATTAGCTCATTTCAAAGTTAATAAAAACGTAATTAATGGGATAACTTATACTTCAATCGCAAAACTAACTACAAAAAATCAAAGAAAAAATGAACTAATAGAACTTATAGGTGGAGGTTCATGTGAAGTAGACGAATATGCTTCTAAACTGCTTGATCGCACAGCTGCGTAA
- the uvrA gene encoding excinuclease ABC subunit UvrA, giving the protein MVNKADSSFGEDNSINIRGARQHNLKNIDLSLPRNKFIVFTGVSGSGKSSLAFDTIFAEGQRRYVESLSAYARQFLGQVDKPDVDNIEGLSPAISIDQKSTSHNPRSTVGTVTEIQDYLRLLFGRAGEPHCHHCGIPIAPQTIDEMVDQILLLPEGTRYQLLAPVVRGKKGTHTKLISGLAAEGFARVRINGEVRELADSIELDKNQIHNIEVVVDRLIAREGIQERLNDSLQTCLKRGDGLAIVEVVPKKGENLPSNLEREKLYSENYACPVHGSIVEELSPRLFSFNSPYGACPDCHGLGYLKKFTADRVIPDKTLPVYAAIAPWSEKDNTYYFSLLYSVGQAYGFELKTPWKDLSDLQKKVLLLGSDKPILIQADSRFKTSSGFERPFEGILPILERQLNEANGESVKQKLEKYLELVPCKTCSGKRLRPEALAVKLGPYNITDLTSISVSETLNHVERIMGLGKIKKENISLSEKQKQIGELVLKEIRLRLKFLINVGLDYLTLDRPAMTLSGGEAQRIRLATQIGAGLTGVLYVLDEPSIGLHQRDNDRLLETLKSLRDLGNTLVVVEHDEDTMKSADYLVDIGPGAGVYGGEIIAKGSYQDVLNSEKSLTGAYLSGRKSIPTPKERRSSVKKSLILNNCSKNNLKNISVEFPLGRLVSVTGVSGSGKSTLINELLHPALCHSLGLKVPFPQGVKELKGIKAIDKVIVIDQSPIGRTPRSNPATYTGAFDPIRQIFTATVEAKARGYQAGQFSFNVKGGRCEACKGQGVNVIEMNFLPDVYVQCEVCKGARFNRETLQVKYKGFNISDVLEMTVEQAAETFSAIPQAADRLSTLVDVGLGYVKLGQPAPTLSGGEAQRVKLATELSKRATGKTLYLIDEPTTGLSFYDVHKLMDVIQRLVDKGNSVIVIEHNLDVIRCSDWIIDLGPDGGDKGGEIIAEGIPEDVAKNPISYTAKYLKKVLK; this is encoded by the coding sequence ATGGTTAATAAAGCCGATAGTAGTTTTGGAGAAGATAACTCAATTAATATTAGGGGAGCTCGTCAGCATAATTTAAAAAATATTGATCTTTCTCTACCTAGGAATAAATTTATAGTTTTTACAGGTGTAAGTGGAAGTGGAAAAAGTTCTCTAGCCTTTGATACTATTTTTGCTGAAGGTCAAAGAAGATATGTTGAGAGTCTTTCTGCATACGCAAGGCAATTTTTGGGTCAAGTAGATAAACCAGATGTTGACAATATTGAAGGTTTATCACCTGCTATTTCAATTGATCAAAAATCTACAAGTCATAATCCTCGATCAACAGTTGGAACAGTAACGGAAATACAAGATTATTTAAGATTATTGTTTGGCCGTGCTGGTGAGCCTCATTGCCACCATTGTGGGATTCCAATTGCGCCTCAAACAATTGATGAAATGGTGGATCAAATTCTTCTTTTACCAGAAGGAACAAGGTACCAATTGTTGGCTCCTGTTGTAAGAGGTAAGAAAGGAACACATACAAAATTAATAAGCGGACTAGCGGCTGAAGGATTTGCTAGGGTAAGAATCAATGGAGAGGTAAGAGAACTTGCTGATAGTATTGAATTAGATAAAAATCAAATTCATAATATTGAGGTAGTTGTCGATAGATTAATTGCAAGAGAAGGTATACAAGAAAGATTAAATGATTCTCTACAAACTTGTCTCAAAAGAGGAGATGGCTTAGCGATAGTAGAAGTTGTTCCAAAAAAAGGAGAAAACTTACCTTCTAACTTAGAAAGAGAAAAACTTTACTCAGAAAATTATGCATGTCCTGTACATGGATCTATTGTTGAAGAACTTTCTCCTAGATTATTTTCTTTTAATAGCCCATATGGGGCCTGTCCAGATTGTCATGGGTTAGGTTATTTAAAAAAATTTACTGCGGATAGAGTTATACCTGATAAAACATTACCTGTTTATGCTGCAATAGCTCCTTGGAGTGAAAAAGATAATACTTATTATTTTTCTTTACTTTATTCTGTAGGGCAAGCTTATGGTTTTGAACTAAAAACTCCTTGGAAAGATTTAAGTGACTTGCAAAAAAAAGTTCTACTTTTGGGATCAGATAAACCAATATTAATTCAAGCTGATAGTCGTTTTAAAACTTCTAGTGGTTTTGAAAGACCTTTTGAGGGGATATTGCCCATATTAGAAAGGCAATTGAATGAAGCCAATGGAGAATCAGTTAAACAAAAATTAGAAAAGTATCTAGAATTAGTTCCCTGTAAGACATGTTCTGGAAAAAGATTAAGACCTGAGGCTTTGGCAGTTAAACTTGGTCCATACAACATTACTGATTTAACTTCTATAAGCGTTTCTGAAACCCTAAATCACGTAGAGCGCATCATGGGCTTAGGTAAGATAAAGAAAGAAAATATATCTTTATCAGAAAAACAAAAGCAGATAGGTGAATTGGTTTTAAAAGAGATTCGTTTACGTTTGAAGTTTCTAATTAATGTAGGTTTAGATTATTTGACTTTAGATAGACCGGCTATGACTTTGTCTGGTGGTGAGGCTCAGCGTATTAGATTGGCTACACAAATAGGTGCAGGTCTTACTGGCGTTTTATATGTATTAGATGAACCAAGTATTGGTTTGCATCAGAGAGACAATGACAGATTATTAGAAACATTAAAAAGCTTAAGAGACTTGGGAAATACTTTGGTTGTCGTTGAACATGATGAAGATACTATGAAATCCGCAGATTATTTAGTAGATATTGGTCCAGGGGCAGGTGTTTATGGTGGGGAAATTATTGCTAAAGGATCTTATCAAGATGTTTTAAATTCAGAAAAGTCATTAACTGGAGCTTATCTTAGTGGTAGGAAATCGATTCCTACTCCAAAAGAACGTAGATCATCTGTAAAAAAAAGTTTAATTTTAAATAATTGTTCTAAAAATAATTTAAAAAATATTTCTGTTGAATTTCCTTTAGGAAGATTAGTTTCTGTAACTGGTGTGAGTGGAAGTGGAAAGAGCACTTTGATAAATGAATTACTTCATCCTGCATTATGTCATTCTCTAGGATTAAAAGTCCCTTTTCCTCAAGGTGTAAAAGAGTTAAAGGGTATAAAGGCAATTGATAAAGTTATCGTTATTGATCAATCTCCAATAGGAAGAACTCCAAGATCAAATCCTGCTACATATACTGGTGCTTTTGATCCTATAAGGCAGATATTTACTGCCACAGTTGAAGCAAAAGCAAGAGGTTATCAGGCTGGTCAATTTAGCTTTAATGTGAAAGGAGGAAGATGCGAAGCTTGTAAAGGTCAGGGAGTCAATGTAATTGAAATGAATTTTCTACCTGATGTGTATGTTCAATGTGAAGTATGTAAAGGAGCTCGTTTTAATAGGGAAACTCTTCAGGTGAAATATAAAGGTTTCAATATATCTGATGTTTTAGAGATGACTGTTGAACAAGCTGCAGAAACTTTTTCTGCTATACCTCAAGCTGCTGATAGATTATCTACATTGGTTGATGTTGGCTTAGGATATGTCAAGTTAGGCCAGCCAGCTCCTACATTATCTGGTGGAGAGGCTCAAAGAGTTAAGTTAGCCACGGAATTGTCAAAAAGGGCTACTGGAAAAACTTTATATTTGATTGATGAACCAACTACAGGTTTAAGTTTTTATGATGTTCATAAATTAATGGATGTAATACAACGTTTGGTAGATAAAGGTAATTCAGTGATTGTTATTGAACATAATTTAGATGTTATTAGATGTTCAGATTGGATTATCGATCTAGGACCTGATGGAGGGGATAAAGGAGGAGAAATCATTGCAGAAGGTATTCCCGAGGATGTAGCTAAAAATCCTATAAGTTATACAGCAAAATATCTTAAAAAGGTTCTGAAATAA
- a CDS encoding glycosyltransferase, whose translation MRLKFLHLHLHGLIRSKNLELGRDADTGGQTQYVLELIKSLANISEVDQVDLVTRLINDLKVDDEYSQEEEFVEPGVRILRFKFGPNKYLRKELLWPYLDHLTERLISYYKKNEKPNFIHAHYADAGYVGAKLSKSLNVPLIFTGHSLGREKKRKLLDTGLKNNQIEKLYSMSKRIEAEEKALKSADIVVTSTKQESVYQYSQYSSFSPHKAKVIPPGVDHNKFHHIHSTSETAEIDNMMKPFLKDSTKPPFLTISRAVRRKNIPSLIEAYGRSEKLKRKTNLILILGCRENTSKLDPQQKDVFNNIFETIDKYNLYGKVAYPKKHLPSQIPALYRWAASRGGVFVNPALTEPFGLTLLEASSCGLPIISTNDGGPKEIRSKCENGLLVDVTDINELKVILEKGISNNNQWKLWSRNGIEGVNRHFSWNTHVRNYLSVLTEEFSNSNSYSSSEIKQSCLKGTSSLIKPH comes from the coding sequence ATGAGGTTGAAATTTTTACATTTACATTTACATGGTCTTATACGTTCTAAAAATCTTGAGTTAGGCAGGGATGCAGATACAGGAGGGCAAACACAATACGTTTTAGAATTAATTAAAAGCTTGGCTAATATTTCAGAAGTTGATCAAGTAGATTTAGTTACTCGTTTAATAAACGATCTTAAAGTAGACGATGAATATTCTCAAGAAGAAGAATTTGTTGAACCTGGAGTGAGAATTTTAAGATTCAAATTTGGACCTAATAAATATTTAAGAAAGGAATTGCTTTGGCCTTATTTAGATCATTTAACTGAAAGACTAATTTCTTACTATAAAAAAAACGAAAAGCCTAATTTCATTCATGCACATTATGCAGATGCTGGATATGTAGGAGCTAAACTAAGTAAATCCTTAAACGTTCCTCTTATTTTTACTGGTCATTCTTTAGGAAGAGAGAAAAAAAGGAAATTGCTTGATACTGGTTTAAAAAATAATCAAATAGAAAAGCTTTATTCTATGAGTAAAAGAATTGAGGCAGAAGAAAAAGCATTGAAGTCTGCAGATATTGTCGTTACAAGCACTAAACAAGAATCAGTGTATCAATATTCCCAATATTCTTCTTTTTCACCTCACAAGGCTAAAGTTATTCCTCCTGGTGTTGATCATAATAAATTTCACCATATTCACTCCACAAGCGAGACAGCCGAAATTGATAACATGATGAAACCTTTTTTAAAGGATTCTACTAAACCTCCATTTTTAACTATTTCTAGAGCTGTACGAAGAAAAAATATTCCATCTTTGATTGAAGCATATGGAAGATCTGAAAAATTAAAAAGAAAAACTAATTTAATTCTGATTTTAGGTTGTAGAGAGAATACTTCAAAACTTGACCCTCAACAAAAAGATGTTTTCAATAATATTTTTGAAACAATTGATAAATATAATTTGTATGGAAAGGTAGCTTATCCAAAAAAACATCTTCCAAGTCAGATTCCTGCTTTATATAGGTGGGCTGCTAGCAGAGGTGGTGTTTTTGTAAATCCAGCTTTAACAGAGCCTTTTGGTTTAACTCTTCTTGAAGCTTCTTCATGTGGATTGCCAATAATATCAACAAATGATGGAGGGCCAAAAGAAATTCGTTCAAAATGTGAAAATGGTCTTCTAGTAGATGTTACTGATATAAATGAGTTGAAAGTTATTCTTGAAAAAGGAATATCAAATAATAATCAGTGGAAATTATGGAGCAGAAATGGAATTGAGGGTGTTAACAGGCACTTTAGTTGGAACACTCATGTACGCAATTATTTATCAGTACTGACTGAAGAATTTTCAAATTCAAATAGTTATTCTTCATCTGAAATTAAACAAAGTTGTTTAAAAGGGACTTCTTCACTTATAAAACCCCATTGA
- the mraY gene encoding phospho-N-acetylmuramoyl-pentapeptide-transferase, producing the protein MIGKIKKFNFKSLFILNTFALIVTSYFFNNFIFTGVYLLFFFISIFTTKNGLKIIKKFNLLQNIRNEGPASHFKKSDTPTMGGVFMIIPFLILLLIITINLGSLKLFLLFLTIFGFFITGFLDDYLSIKRKENTGLKTNQKFILQSVISIIFILLAYEKNLISPLITVSDSWGMNMNIFILPVSFLVLVGISNSVNLTDGLDGLAAGCSGIVFYGLGTEILLKEQRELFVFSILCYSMCGICLGFLKYNRYPAKIFMGDTGSLSIGAILGSIALLTNSIFTLSIFSGIFIIESLSVIIQVGFFKITKKLFHKGKRIFLMAPLHHHFEIKGMKEQKIVENFWKINILLVILGIVLKINL; encoded by the coding sequence ATGATTGGGAAGATTAAAAAGTTTAACTTTAAATCTTTATTTATATTAAATACTTTTGCTTTAATAGTTACCTCCTATTTTTTTAATAATTTTATTTTTACAGGGGTTTACCTGCTTTTTTTCTTTATTTCTATTTTTACAACGAAAAATGGTCTAAAGATTATCAAAAAATTTAATTTACTTCAAAATATTAGGAATGAAGGCCCTGCTAGTCACTTTAAAAAAAGTGATACTCCAACAATGGGTGGGGTTTTTATGATAATCCCTTTTTTAATTTTACTTCTGATAATAACTATAAATTTAGGTTCTCTAAAATTATTTCTTTTATTCCTTACTATTTTTGGTTTCTTTATAACAGGATTTTTAGATGATTATTTAAGCATTAAAAGAAAAGAGAACACAGGTTTAAAAACAAATCAGAAATTCATCTTACAAAGTGTCATCTCAATAATTTTTATATTGTTAGCCTATGAAAAAAATTTAATCAGTCCATTAATAACAGTTTCTGACTCCTGGGGAATGAATATGAATATTTTCATTTTGCCAGTTTCCTTTTTGGTACTAGTGGGCATAAGTAATTCAGTAAATTTGACTGATGGACTAGATGGATTAGCAGCTGGATGCAGTGGGATAGTCTTTTATGGATTAGGGACAGAAATATTACTGAAAGAACAGCGAGAACTCTTTGTTTTTAGCATCTTATGTTATTCAATGTGCGGCATATGCTTAGGATTTTTAAAGTATAATAGGTATCCTGCAAAAATATTTATGGGCGACACAGGATCTCTAAGTATTGGAGCAATTCTGGGTTCTATAGCGTTATTAACCAATAGTATTTTTACCTTATCTATTTTCTCAGGAATATTTATTATTGAATCGTTATCAGTAATAATTCAAGTAGGGTTTTTTAAGATTACAAAAAAATTATTTCATAAAGGTAAACGCATATTTTTAATGGCTCCACTACACCACCACTTTGAGATTAAAGGAATGAAAGAACAAAAAATAGTTGAAAATTTTTGGAAAATCAACATTTTACTCGTAATTTTAGGTATAGTTTTAAAAATTAATCTTTAA
- a CDS encoding DUF3134 family protein, producing the protein MDSNKLKLRLDDISEVNPALTCYHRDDPAPVLPLREEPDLLSWLENSGRLIAEKDGDSQEISTIEEEELSALMGEKEDYKTEEDPSLEDDWED; encoded by the coding sequence ATGGATTCAAATAAATTAAAACTTAGATTGGATGACATTTCTGAAGTCAATCCAGCTTTAACTTGCTATCACAGAGATGATCCAGCTCCTGTGTTGCCATTAAGAGAGGAACCTGACCTTCTATCTTGGCTGGAAAATTCTGGCAGACTTATTGCAGAAAAAGATGGAGATTCACAAGAGATTAGTACAATAGAAGAAGAAGAACTTTCAGCGCTTATGGGAGAAAAAGAAGATTATAAAACTGAAGAAGATCCTTCATTAGAAGATGATTGGGAAGATTAA